One Thermococcus kodakarensis KOD1 genomic window carries:
- a CDS encoding Hsp20/alpha crystallin family protein has product MVWRRDRYWDPFDIMREIQEEIDAIFRDFMRGPRLWSYREPGERIEVSETWREPFADIFDRGDRFVITVELPGVRKEDIKLRVTEDTVYIEAQMRREKELEQEGAIRIERYYSGYRRVIRLPEEVIPEKAKARYNNGVLEIEIPKKKPTKPEKEGVEVKIE; this is encoded by the coding sequence ATGGTCTGGAGGAGGGACCGCTACTGGGACCCGTTCGACATCATGAGGGAAATCCAGGAGGAGATTGATGCAATATTCCGCGACTTCATGCGCGGCCCGAGGCTCTGGAGCTACCGCGAGCCAGGTGAGAGAATAGAGGTCAGCGAGACCTGGAGGGAGCCGTTCGCAGACATCTTCGACAGGGGCGACCGCTTTGTTATCACCGTCGAGCTCCCAGGTGTTAGGAAGGAGGACATCAAGCTCCGCGTTACAGAGGACACCGTTTACATCGAGGCCCAGATGAGGCGCGAGAAGGAGCTCGAGCAGGAGGGTGCCATAAGGATCGAGCGCTACTACAGCGGCTACAGGAGGGTCATCAGGCTTCCAGAGGAGGTCATCCCGGAGAAGGCCAAGGCCCGCTACAACAACGGCGTCCTAGAGATCGAGATTCCGAAGAAGAAGCCCACCAAACCCGAGAAGGAGGGCGTTGAGGTCAAGATCGAGTGA
- a CDS encoding CDC48 family AAA ATPase, which produces MSERREVKLKVASAYQRDVGRGIVRIDRKAMRELGVQSGDIVEIIGTKNTAAVVWPAYPEDEGLGIIRMDGTIRKNAGVGLGDEVTVRKADVKEAKKVIVAPTEPIRFGADFVEWLHSRLVGRPVVRGDYIKIGILGQELTFVVTATTPAGIVQITEFTDFQVSEKPVKEVSKATALGVTYEDIGGLKDVIQKVREMIELPLKHPELFEKLGIEPPKGVLLYGPPGTGKTLLAKAVANEANAHFIAINGPEIMSKYYGESEERLREVFKEAEENAPAIIFIDEIDSIAPKREETHGEVEKRVVSQLLTLMDGLKSRGKVIVIGATNRPDAIDPALRRPGRFDREIEVGVPDKQGRKEILQIHTRGMPIEPEFRRDKVIEILEELEKNDTYREAAERAIMKVKKAKDEEEIRRILRETDEKLYEEVRAKLIDALLDELAEVTHGFVGADLAALAREAAMAALRRLINEGKIDFEAEYIPKEVLDELKVTRRDFYEALKMVEPSALREVLLEVPNVRWDDIGGLEDVKQELREAVEWPLKYPEAFMGLGITPPKGILLYGPPGTGKTLLAKAVANESEANFIAIKGPEVLSKWVGESEKNIREIFRKARQAAPTVIFIDEIDAIAPRRGTDVNRVTDRLINQLLTEMDGIQENSGVVVIGATNRPDIIDPALLRPGRFDRLILVPAPDEKARLEIFKVHTRRVPLAGDVDLRELAKKTEGYTGADIAAVVREAAMLAMRRALQEGIIRPGMKADEIRGKVKVTMKDFEEALKKIGPSVSKETMEYYRKIQEQFKQARG; this is translated from the coding sequence ATGAGTGAGAGGAGAGAGGTCAAGCTCAAGGTTGCCTCTGCCTACCAGAGGGACGTTGGCAGGGGGATCGTGAGGATTGACAGGAAAGCCATGCGCGAGCTTGGCGTCCAGTCAGGTGACATAGTCGAGATCATAGGTACCAAGAACACCGCTGCAGTTGTCTGGCCAGCCTATCCAGAGGACGAGGGGCTTGGCATCATAAGGATGGACGGTACGATCAGGAAGAACGCCGGTGTTGGTCTCGGCGACGAGGTCACCGTGAGAAAGGCCGACGTCAAGGAGGCAAAGAAGGTCATAGTCGCTCCGACTGAGCCGATACGCTTCGGCGCTGACTTCGTCGAGTGGCTCCACAGCAGGCTCGTCGGAAGGCCCGTAGTCAGGGGAGACTACATCAAGATCGGCATACTCGGCCAGGAGCTGACATTCGTAGTTACCGCCACAACTCCAGCGGGGATCGTTCAGATAACCGAGTTCACCGACTTCCAGGTGAGCGAGAAGCCAGTTAAGGAGGTCAGCAAGGCAACCGCCCTCGGAGTGACCTACGAGGACATAGGTGGCCTCAAGGACGTCATCCAGAAGGTTAGGGAGATGATAGAGCTCCCGCTCAAGCACCCGGAGCTCTTCGAGAAGCTCGGCATTGAGCCGCCTAAGGGTGTGCTCCTCTACGGACCACCGGGAACGGGTAAGACACTCCTGGCTAAGGCCGTTGCCAACGAAGCCAACGCTCACTTCATAGCCATCAACGGACCGGAAATAATGAGCAAGTACTACGGCGAGAGCGAGGAGAGGCTTAGGGAGGTCTTCAAGGAGGCTGAGGAGAACGCGCCGGCGATAATCTTCATTGACGAGATCGACAGCATTGCGCCGAAGAGAGAGGAGACCCACGGTGAGGTCGAGAAGAGGGTTGTCAGCCAGCTGCTAACGCTAATGGACGGCCTCAAGAGCCGCGGAAAGGTCATAGTCATCGGTGCCACCAACAGGCCGGACGCGATTGACCCGGCCCTGAGGAGGCCTGGAAGGTTCGACAGGGAAATTGAGGTCGGCGTTCCCGACAAGCAGGGCAGAAAGGAGATACTCCAGATCCACACCAGAGGAATGCCGATCGAGCCCGAGTTCAGGAGGGACAAGGTAATCGAGATACTCGAGGAGCTTGAGAAGAACGACACCTACCGCGAGGCCGCTGAGAGGGCTATCATGAAGGTCAAGAAGGCCAAAGACGAAGAGGAGATCAGGAGGATCCTCAGGGAGACCGACGAGAAGCTCTACGAGGAGGTCAGGGCGAAGCTTATCGATGCACTCCTCGACGAGCTGGCTGAGGTTACGCACGGCTTCGTCGGTGCCGACCTGGCAGCACTCGCCAGGGAGGCTGCAATGGCAGCTCTCAGGAGGCTCATCAACGAGGGCAAGATCGACTTCGAGGCCGAGTACATACCGAAGGAAGTCCTCGACGAGCTCAAGGTCACGAGGAGGGACTTCTACGAGGCCCTCAAGATGGTCGAGCCGTCAGCTCTCAGAGAGGTGCTCCTGGAGGTTCCAAACGTCCGCTGGGACGACATCGGCGGCCTTGAAGATGTCAAGCAGGAGCTCAGAGAGGCAGTCGAGTGGCCTCTCAAGTATCCCGAGGCATTCATGGGTCTCGGCATAACACCGCCGAAGGGAATACTCCTCTACGGTCCGCCGGGAACCGGTAAGACTCTCCTCGCCAAGGCAGTCGCCAACGAGAGCGAGGCCAACTTCATAGCAATCAAGGGTCCAGAGGTGCTCAGTAAGTGGGTCGGTGAGAGCGAGAAGAACATCCGCGAGATCTTCAGGAAGGCTCGCCAGGCCGCACCAACCGTGATATTCATCGACGAGATTGACGCCATCGCCCCGAGAAGAGGAACCGACGTGAACAGGGTCACTGACAGGTTGATCAACCAGCTGCTCACTGAGATGGACGGAATCCAGGAGAACAGTGGCGTGGTCGTCATTGGTGCCACCAACAGGCCGGACATTATCGATCCAGCACTCCTCAGGCCAGGAAGGTTCGACAGGCTGATACTTGTACCAGCTCCAGACGAGAAGGCCAGGCTCGAAATATTCAAAGTCCACACCAGAAGAGTACCGCTTGCAGGTGATGTTGACCTTAGGGAGCTCGCCAAGAAGACCGAAGGCTACACCGGCGCAGACATAGCGGCAGTGGTCAGGGAGGCTGCGATGCTCGCCATGAGGAGGGCCCTGCAGGAGGGCATCATAAGACCCGGCATGAAGGCCGACGAGATAAGGGGGAAGGTCAAGGTCACCATGAAGGACTTCGAGGAGGCCCTCAAGAAGATCGGGCCGTCAGTGAGCAAGGAGACCATGGAGTACTACAGGAAGATCCAGGAGCAGTTCAAACAGGCTCGCGGATGA
- a CDS encoding Eco57I restriction-modification methylase domain-containing protein has protein sequence MVLLENLEQVYERIKLAAKQASNEEELRHNVSKVLDEIAREFGVSGRLEKSTQLLESKKVFRGRIDALYGGVIIEYKSPGKLKEKQAFNSALDQVINYIKSEAKSEEFYPYYLGVLFDGSTIAFVRYWGGSFKVNGPLPFTFEAFEHLVDALRGLTRKPLDAEMLLRDFGPKSRITEEVLRAFYSALESPKSDRTEMLFEDWRRIFSQVCSYTPEKLKKLAEFYGFKEADPERLTFALHTYYTLLMKLIVSEIVSVLSEGLTGSVLARLNESYLSDVESFRFVLTELEDGGLFRQLGIRNFLEADYFAWYLEEWSGEVARAVYEITKALMDYEPATVEQTPERVEDLFKRLYQNLVPREIRHSLGEYFTPDWLAELTLDEAGYDGNPEKRVLDPACGSGTFLVLAIKRAKEWGLRHWGTSADAQLRLLESITSNIVGIDLNPLAVLAARGNYLIALGKLIRYRVDDITIPVYLADSITVSTKTSARGGKRIALKTVAGEFEVPKEVIDSKLMDKVFQAIEDGLRRNMKKGQFIVYLHMKLGGKRLSDDTIDAISVLYEKLWKLEQEGKDRIWTRVLRNAFAPLTIGNFDFVIGNPPWINWESLPENYRELTKPLWEYYGLEKGSGKGMGRVKRDMSMLFVARTFDRYLKPGGRLAFLVPFTLFKTQAGAGFRRFLTYGRRREPRIPVKLLKVHDLVTLYPFEGATTRTGLLVIEKTEKTEFPVPLIVWNWPDTRGADVEATLEEVKEKAAIHQLVFMPIEEGKPESPWMMTTVKAYEGLKKALGSSEYRAYAGVFTGLDGAYWVEIIREVAPGRVLIQNVGKTMKKSIKRVQKVVETDLIFPVLRGKNAKKWYCNPEGWILLPIDKNGDIIPPSELKLKYPLTYDFFTALLDELISRNAEPFKTKLRIYKEKPIEIAERSGMPFYAVLNSQVSIAPYKVGWKHISGAISGKAQLDVFVIPTLQDKPMIPTHGIMHIPTSSEDEAHYIASILNSTIARFIVASYGLEVHITTDVPKRIYIPTFDPSNQLHLELAELSKKAHEIAKEKYELLDRIKSLKKSLKGTRGEERKRIKDEIRELEEELAEVEKKLGEVEKEIDEKVAELYGITWEELEEIERLYTVLMNAEP, from the coding sequence GTGGTGCTTTTGGAGAACCTGGAACAGGTTTATGAGAGGATAAAACTGGCCGCTAAACAGGCCTCAAATGAGGAGGAACTGCGGCACAACGTTTCTAAGGTTCTTGATGAGATTGCGAGAGAATTTGGAGTATCTGGCAGGCTGGAGAAGTCAACTCAGCTCCTTGAATCAAAGAAGGTCTTTAGGGGCAGGATAGACGCCCTCTATGGCGGTGTTATTATAGAGTACAAGTCTCCAGGAAAACTGAAGGAAAAGCAGGCATTTAACTCCGCCCTCGACCAGGTCATAAACTACATCAAATCAGAGGCCAAAAGCGAGGAGTTTTATCCGTATTACCTTGGAGTGCTCTTCGACGGTTCAACGATAGCGTTTGTTAGGTACTGGGGAGGCAGTTTCAAGGTCAACGGCCCGCTTCCGTTCACGTTTGAGGCCTTTGAGCACCTCGTTGATGCCCTCAGGGGCCTGACGAGGAAGCCCCTCGATGCGGAGATGCTTTTGAGGGACTTTGGGCCAAAAAGCCGGATAACGGAAGAAGTCCTCAGAGCGTTCTATAGCGCCCTTGAGTCGCCAAAATCGGATAGAACTGAGATGCTCTTTGAGGACTGGAGGAGGATATTCTCCCAGGTCTGCTCCTACACCCCGGAGAAGCTGAAGAAGCTGGCCGAGTTCTACGGGTTCAAGGAGGCCGACCCCGAGAGGCTGACCTTCGCACTGCACACCTACTACACCCTTCTGATGAAGCTCATCGTCAGCGAGATAGTCAGCGTCCTCTCGGAGGGCCTGACTGGTTCCGTACTGGCGAGGCTCAACGAGAGCTACCTGAGCGATGTTGAGTCCTTCAGGTTCGTGCTCACCGAGCTTGAGGACGGGGGACTGTTCAGACAGCTGGGCATAAGGAACTTCCTGGAAGCGGACTACTTCGCCTGGTACCTTGAGGAGTGGAGCGGAGAGGTGGCTAGGGCAGTTTATGAAATCACTAAGGCACTCATGGACTACGAACCCGCGACAGTTGAACAAACCCCTGAGAGGGTGGAAGACCTCTTCAAGAGGCTCTACCAGAACCTCGTCCCGAGGGAGATAAGGCACAGCCTCGGGGAGTACTTTACGCCCGACTGGCTCGCGGAGCTGACGCTGGACGAAGCTGGTTACGATGGAAACCCCGAAAAGAGGGTTCTCGACCCGGCCTGCGGCTCCGGGACTTTCCTCGTGCTGGCGATAAAGAGGGCGAAGGAGTGGGGGCTGAGGCACTGGGGAACCTCTGCCGATGCCCAGCTCCGGCTCCTTGAGTCAATAACGAGCAACATAGTCGGGATAGACCTCAACCCGCTGGCAGTCCTGGCGGCGAGGGGCAACTATCTCATCGCCCTCGGGAAGCTCATACGCTACAGGGTTGACGACATCACGATACCAGTTTATCTAGCCGACTCGATAACAGTAAGTACGAAAACATCAGCCAGGGGAGGCAAGAGGATAGCCCTCAAGACGGTTGCCGGTGAGTTCGAGGTTCCCAAGGAGGTCATAGACTCAAAGCTGATGGACAAGGTTTTCCAGGCCATAGAGGACGGCCTGAGGCGGAACATGAAGAAGGGGCAGTTCATCGTTTACCTTCACATGAAGCTCGGCGGAAAGAGGCTTAGCGACGATACCATTGATGCCATCTCCGTTCTGTACGAGAAACTGTGGAAGCTTGAGCAGGAGGGCAAGGATAGGATATGGACGAGGGTTCTGAGGAACGCCTTCGCACCGCTCACGATAGGGAACTTCGACTTCGTGATCGGGAACCCGCCGTGGATAAACTGGGAGAGCCTGCCAGAGAACTATCGAGAGCTGACGAAACCGCTCTGGGAGTACTACGGGCTTGAAAAAGGCTCGGGTAAGGGTATGGGCAGGGTAAAGAGGGACATGAGCATGCTCTTCGTCGCGAGGACATTCGACCGCTACCTCAAGCCCGGCGGGAGGCTGGCCTTTCTTGTTCCCTTCACGCTCTTCAAAACGCAGGCGGGAGCGGGATTCAGAAGGTTCCTCACCTACGGAAGAAGACGGGAGCCGAGGATACCCGTTAAGCTCCTGAAGGTTCACGACCTCGTTACACTTTACCCCTTCGAGGGGGCCACCACGAGGACTGGCCTATTGGTCATCGAGAAGACCGAGAAGACCGAGTTCCCGGTTCCGTTGATTGTCTGGAACTGGCCGGACACCAGGGGGGCGGACGTTGAGGCAACCCTTGAAGAAGTGAAGGAAAAGGCGGCGATTCACCAGCTCGTCTTCATGCCGATCGAGGAGGGGAAGCCAGAGAGCCCGTGGATGATGACGACGGTGAAGGCCTACGAGGGGCTTAAGAAAGCTTTGGGGAGCTCGGAGTATAGGGCCTATGCTGGAGTTTTTACAGGATTAGATGGAGCTTACTGGGTTGAAATTATTCGTGAAGTTGCCCCAGGGAGAGTACTAATTCAGAATGTCGGTAAAACCATGAAAAAGTCTATCAAAAGAGTCCAGAAAGTTGTAGAAACAGATCTTATATTTCCAGTTCTACGCGGAAAGAATGCAAAAAAATGGTACTGCAACCCAGAAGGGTGGATACTCCTGCCAATAGACAAAAACGGTGATATCATTCCACCTTCAGAGCTCAAACTCAAGTATCCACTGACATATGATTTCTTTACAGCGCTCCTAGATGAACTCATAAGCAGAAATGCAGAACCCTTTAAAACAAAGTTAAGAATTTACAAGGAAAAGCCAATTGAAATAGCAGAAAGATCAGGAATGCCTTTCTATGCAGTCCTTAACTCACAAGTCTCAATAGCTCCATACAAAGTTGGTTGGAAACATATATCCGGAGCTATAAGCGGAAAAGCCCAATTGGATGTTTTCGTGATACCAACTTTACAGGACAAACCAATGATTCCAACTCATGGCATTATGCACATTCCCACATCCTCAGAAGACGAAGCCCACTACATCGCCTCGATACTCAACTCCACAATAGCCCGCTTTATCGTTGCCAGCTATGGCCTCGAGGTCCACATAACAACTGACGTTCCAAAGAGAATTTACATTCCGACCTTCGACCCATCTAACCAACTCCACCTCGAACTCGCGGAGCTTTCAAAGAAGGCGCACGAAATAGCGAAGGAAAAGTACGAACTCCTTGACCGGATAAAGTCCCTCAAGAAGTCCCTGAAGGGCACCAGAGGCGAGGAGAGGAAGAGAATAAAGGACGAGATTAGGGAACTCGAAGAAGAACTCGCCGAGGTTGAGAAGAAGCTTGGGGAAGTCGAGAAGGAGATAGACGAGAAAGTCGCCGAGCTGTACGGCATAACCTGGGAGGAGCTTGAGGAGATAGAGCGGCTCTACACCGTGCTCATGAACGCCGAACCCTGA
- the folP gene encoding dihydropteroate synthase, with amino-acid sequence MKFAGISLNEPRIMGVINISPESFYKGSVRNDEEKLIETALRMVEEGASFIDIGAKSTAPYLETQIPVEEEIRRAVWAVKTIRNHVDVPISIDTTNAKVAEEAIKAGADIINDVTGLKGDPEMPKVAADYGTPVVLCAHGEVRNLSDPVRTVMDFLQESLRIAERHGIEDVAVDPAIGFLRPEWPPWYVWDSKVIANLNLLKSLGKPILVGVSRKSFIGAITGRQDPSERLAGSLSATAIAVLKGADIIRTHDVKETIDTVKVASFIRKFSP; translated from the coding sequence ATGAAGTTCGCGGGGATCAGCCTCAACGAGCCGAGGATAATGGGAGTGATAAACATCTCTCCAGAGAGCTTCTACAAGGGAAGCGTCAGAAACGATGAAGAAAAGCTGATAGAAACTGCTCTGAGAATGGTGGAAGAGGGAGCGAGCTTCATTGACATTGGGGCAAAGTCCACGGCTCCCTATCTAGAGACCCAGATACCGGTTGAAGAAGAGATTAGAAGGGCGGTCTGGGCAGTGAAAACGATCCGCAACCACGTTGACGTTCCCATAAGCATTGACACAACAAACGCGAAGGTCGCGGAAGAGGCCATAAAAGCTGGCGCTGATATAATCAACGACGTAACTGGCCTGAAAGGGGATCCCGAGATGCCCAAAGTCGCCGCTGACTACGGTACCCCCGTTGTCCTCTGCGCCCACGGTGAGGTAAGGAACCTCAGCGATCCGGTTCGCACCGTCATGGACTTCCTTCAGGAAAGCCTCAGGATAGCCGAAAGACACGGGATTGAAGACGTTGCAGTTGATCCTGCCATCGGCTTTCTACGCCCCGAATGGCCGCCGTGGTACGTCTGGGACTCAAAGGTCATAGCCAACCTCAACCTGCTTAAGTCCCTTGGGAAGCCAATTCTGGTAGGTGTCTCGAGAAAGTCTTTCATCGGTGCAATAACAGGAAGGCAAGACCCCTCGGAGAGACTGGCAGGTAGTCTATCTGCAACGGCCATAGCGGTGCTGAAAGGGGCAGACATAATACGCACCCATGATGTCAAGGAGACAATAGATACAGTTAAGGTCGCCAGCTTCATCAGGAAGTTCTCTCCTTGA
- a CDS encoding AI-2E family transporter gives MRVETAVWVAVSLGVLYLTWETISPILSPIIIAATTAYILYPVHERLEGKIGGRWSALTLTGILTVVSLLFVFGFALLINDVKYSLANYVDTFVGWLLGLNLPPSAYEVLQRISLGISQRFNSYVLGYTYSLPTLLLQVIVTVFSFYGILVNADAIKQEVYSLIPPTNRDLARKLIDSGAETLHIVLRGWLLVGVGKGILMALFFRVFGISDVGGAVAAGILTVVIELLPVVGGWIVWVGGVAYLINQGHILSGVLLAVLGFSLVSPLPDILLRDKISRLKWGVNAIISLLGFIGGYIAFGFVGIIIGPVSLGLLKTLVEEWKEIKERTS, from the coding sequence ATGAGAGTTGAAACTGCAGTGTGGGTTGCCGTCTCCCTCGGGGTTCTTTACCTGACGTGGGAAACGATCAGCCCAATTCTCTCACCAATTATAATAGCCGCGACTACAGCCTACATCCTCTATCCCGTCCATGAGCGCCTTGAAGGAAAAATTGGGGGACGGTGGTCGGCACTTACCCTAACGGGGATTTTGACAGTGGTTTCCCTTCTGTTTGTCTTTGGCTTCGCCCTCCTCATAAACGACGTTAAATACTCCCTGGCGAACTACGTTGACACCTTTGTTGGCTGGCTTCTTGGCTTAAACCTGCCCCCATCCGCCTACGAAGTCCTCCAGAGAATTTCACTCGGCATCTCCCAGAGGTTTAACAGCTACGTCCTTGGGTACACCTACTCACTCCCCACACTGCTTCTGCAGGTTATCGTTACTGTGTTCTCGTTCTACGGCATCCTTGTGAACGCCGACGCCATAAAACAGGAGGTTTACTCTTTAATTCCCCCAACCAACAGGGACCTTGCCAGAAAACTGATAGACAGTGGGGCAGAAACGCTCCACATAGTTCTTAGGGGCTGGCTGCTCGTCGGTGTTGGGAAGGGCATATTAATGGCCCTGTTTTTCAGGGTCTTCGGAATCTCTGACGTGGGTGGTGCCGTTGCCGCTGGAATCCTAACGGTGGTAATCGAGCTTCTTCCCGTCGTTGGCGGCTGGATCGTTTGGGTTGGTGGTGTTGCCTATCTGATCAATCAGGGCCACATCCTTTCAGGTGTCCTTCTGGCGGTTCTTGGGTTCTCCCTTGTTTCGCCCCTTCCTGATATCCTGCTGAGGGATAAGATAAGCCGTTTGAAGTGGGGAGTAAACGCTATCATAAGCCTCCTGGGTTTCATCGGCGGATACATAGCCTTTGGGTTCGTTGGGATAATAATCGGTCCCGTCTCACTCGGCCTTCTGAAGACCCTCGTAGAAGAGTGGAAGGAAATCAAGGAGAGAACTTCCTGA
- a CDS encoding PH1570 family protein, with translation MLCEEKLEVFENGFEDGKFNLRIEYYGKDARRLLLAVIRELYLPDYGEDYVYPFECAKEFWGIYMDASEIRGEEPRLAPVKFLNQSILNRLEKVLSEIDAPAEVKELIDFEKAEVAKLGKGLLALGKNFILDERGYLFIFNKPSVRELILKYMGMLDES, from the coding sequence ATGCTGTGCGAGGAGAAGCTTGAGGTGTTTGAAAACGGCTTTGAGGACGGGAAGTTCAACCTCAGGATAGAGTACTATGGAAAGGACGCCAGGAGGCTTCTCCTCGCAGTTATACGCGAGCTCTATCTCCCTGACTACGGAGAAGACTACGTCTATCCCTTTGAATGTGCCAAGGAGTTCTGGGGAATCTATATGGATGCCTCGGAGATACGCGGTGAAGAACCTCGCCTTGCCCCCGTGAAGTTCCTTAACCAGAGCATCCTCAACAGGCTCGAAAAAGTCCTCTCTGAGATAGATGCTCCTGCGGAGGTTAAAGAGCTCATAGACTTTGAAAAGGCCGAGGTTGCAAAGCTTGGAAAGGGCCTCCTCGCCCTTGGGAAGAACTTCATACTCGATGAGCGGGGTTACCTGTTCATTTTCAACAAGCCCTCGGTAAGAGAACTGATACTGAAATACATGGGGATGCTTGATGAGAGTTGA
- the sppA gene encoding signal peptide peptidase SppA: MDDRIWKYVSAVLTLLLALSIVSVAVLYYQVNPPAVPANQTGFVIETPSNFTLVCEGSVNTTSTEVAELRDQIAFLQRLVSSNQGGTTIAVVPIFGIIDDYTALQVIPLLRNLAMNESVGGVLLWIESPGGVVGPVINIHSEIKKLSLVKPVVAYSGDIIASGGYYIAVGAQKIVASPLAEVGSIGVIYVHYDLEKNYEMNGIKVNVFKTGKHKDMGAEWRDLTPEEREKITEMVNTYFQAFISAVSEGRNMTIDEVKNFSTGETWFAENVTGALVDELGGMDTAIDVLEKLMNVSGAKVVVYKDLETPEEFGVYGSTALYIDPRYLTPLIGGG, translated from the coding sequence ATGGACGATCGGATATGGAAGTACGTCTCGGCCGTTCTAACGCTTCTGCTGGCCCTATCAATCGTGAGCGTCGCGGTTCTCTACTACCAGGTCAATCCCCCCGCTGTTCCTGCCAATCAAACGGGCTTTGTCATAGAAACTCCCTCAAACTTTACGCTCGTGTGTGAAGGCAGTGTTAACACTACCAGCACCGAAGTTGCCGAGCTGAGGGATCAAATCGCTTTCCTGCAGAGACTCGTTTCATCTAACCAGGGCGGCACAACCATCGCCGTGGTTCCAATATTTGGAATCATAGACGACTACACGGCCCTCCAGGTCATCCCGCTTTTGAGGAACCTGGCCATGAACGAGTCCGTTGGTGGGGTTCTCCTCTGGATTGAAAGTCCCGGTGGCGTAGTTGGGCCTGTTATTAACATACACTCCGAAATCAAAAAGTTGTCTTTAGTTAAACCAGTCGTCGCTTACAGCGGGGATATCATAGCATCAGGGGGATACTACATAGCAGTTGGGGCTCAGAAGATAGTGGCCAGCCCGCTGGCTGAGGTCGGAAGCATCGGAGTTATCTACGTTCACTACGACCTGGAGAAGAACTACGAGATGAATGGGATAAAGGTAAATGTATTCAAAACTGGTAAACACAAGGACATGGGGGCCGAGTGGAGAGATTTAACGCCAGAAGAACGCGAGAAGATAACGGAGATGGTGAACACTTACTTCCAGGCGTTTATCAGCGCAGTGAGCGAGGGGCGCAACATGACCATTGATGAAGTCAAAAACTTCTCAACAGGAGAGACGTGGTTCGCTGAGAACGTTACTGGAGCCCTCGTCGACGAGCTTGGGGGTATGGACACTGCCATAGATGTCCTCGAAAAGTTAATGAACGTTAGCGGTGCAAAGGTTGTGGTGTACAAGGACCTTGAGACCCCCGAGGAGTTTGGGGTCTACGGGAGCACTGCCCTCTACATAGACCCTCGCTACCTCACTCCCCTCATTGGGGGTGGTTGA
- a CDS encoding sugar phosphate isomerase/epimerase family protein: MEIGVTIYPHFITKDKSLASILADIKIKDYDFVSLFPHTLGLIKNGVVVEKKLRSLETTLKGVGINYIIRMPTSMNLRDHVYHSRHFRVARAVADVAIKLGAKVIVMQSGKTGRLDLEIEALQSLADMLKPFDIKIALENTFSVKDTLYVVENVNRDNVGFALDVAHAFLSAQGNEEKLLDDVKLGTDKTIILMVHDNFGKLFPQVEPEDALAYGVGDLHLLPGEGKIPFGKVLKLFGDVPILLKVKDPEKFPKIPTKQGLIDLLLSL, encoded by the coding sequence GTGGAGATAGGAGTGACCATCTACCCGCACTTCATCACAAAGGACAAGAGCCTCGCATCGATTCTGGCGGACATAAAAATCAAGGACTACGACTTCGTTTCACTGTTCCCGCACACTCTAGGCCTGATAAAGAACGGTGTTGTAGTTGAGAAGAAGCTCCGCAGCCTTGAAACCACCCTCAAAGGAGTGGGAATAAACTACATCATCAGGATGCCCACCTCAATGAACCTCAGGGACCACGTCTACCACAGCAGGCACTTCAGGGTGGCAAGGGCGGTTGCAGACGTAGCCATAAAGCTCGGTGCAAAGGTCATCGTCATGCAGAGCGGAAAAACTGGAAGGCTGGACCTCGAAATAGAGGCCCTTCAGAGCCTCGCCGACATGCTGAAGCCCTTCGACATCAAGATAGCCCTTGAGAACACCTTCAGCGTCAAGGACACGCTCTACGTCGTCGAAAACGTGAACAGGGACAACGTTGGCTTTGCCCTTGATGTTGCCCACGCATTCTTGAGCGCCCAGGGCAACGAGGAGAAGCTCCTCGACGACGTCAAGCTCGGAACGGACAAAACGATAATCCTCATGGTGCACGACAACTTTGGAAAGCTCTTCCCGCAGGTCGAGCCGGAGGATGCCCTGGCGTACGGAGTCGGTGACCTCCACCTCCTTCCTGGAGAAGGCAAGATACCCTTCGGAAAGGTTCTGAAGCTCTTCGGCGACGTGCCGATACTCCTGAAGGTCAAAGACCCCGAGAAGTTCCCGAAGATACCGACGAAGCAGGGTCTCATAGACCTGCTCCTCAGTCTTTGA